From Hydra vulgaris chromosome 07, alternate assembly HydraT2T_AEP, a single genomic window includes:
- the LOC136082735 gene encoding uncharacterized protein LOC136082735 codes for MGRGKHGTDVFRGQLQAFRDLGLNNSEIARRLGCSRKKVINAINLFNDIGSLSNKKRKSREQKATPREDAAIARIAELNPFVGAPKIAQNLKLNLSVSTVKSRLRENKQFGRVARKKPLVS; via the coding sequence ATGGGACGAGGTAAACATGGAACAGATGTCTTTCGAGGACAATTACAGGCATTTCGAGATCTAGGATTGAACAATTCTGAAATAGCTCGAAGATTGGGTTGTTCTCGTAAGAAAGTTATCAatgctattaatttatttaacgaTATTGGTTcattaagcaacaaaaaacgCAAGTCTCGCGAACAAAAGGCAACCCCCAGAGAAGACGCAGCGATTGCCCGTATTGCTGAGCTGAACCCTTTTGTTGGCGCACCAAAAAttgctcaaaatttaaaacttaatctGTCTGTCAGCACTGTTAAAAGTCGCTTACGCGAAAATAAGCAATTTGGAAGGGTTGCCCGAAAAAAACCATTGGTGTCATAA
- the LOC136082736 gene encoding uncharacterized protein LOC136082736, with amino-acid sequence MSERMDDWNPPESWKRITCIMMIRAGHQNKDIMTAAQCSLNTVKTIRYELETCNGDYEDVVRRKIHSRRSDCVRTAEFLASLQEQVLKNPGIGIRALSREMNVASSTMKLALNEDLRYYSYKRQKGQLLTEKAREKRLINAKKLLNKVKHPVEPQTIWFFTDEKNFCQDQKHNTQNNSWLACSTKDIPCVKQTKFPQTVMVFGCVSSEGDVMAPHFFQEGLRLTSDGYVELLNTVVKHWITRVANCSPYVWQQDSAPCHTSVKSRKWLSENFYDFTSPNVWPPNSPDLNRMDFFVWGAVEKDTNRTSSNTKAQLVDKIKTVFEALPRETVALACSKFRSRTEAVIDANGGYFE; translated from the coding sequence ATGTCAGAAAGGATGGATGACTGGAACCCACCTGAATCATGGAAGAGAATAACTTGCATCATGATGATTCGTGCCGGCCATCAAAATAAGGACATTATGACTGCTGCCCAATGCTCCCTGAACACAGTAAAAACAATCAGGTATGAACTAGAGACTTGCAATGGTGACTACGAGGATGTAGTAAGAAGAAAGATCCATAGCAGACGATCTGATTGCGTTCGTACAGCAGAATTCCTCGCAAGTCTGCAGGAACAGGTGTTGAAGAACCCTGGCATAGGAATTCGGGCTTTGTCACGTGAAATGAATGTTGCATCCTCTACTATGAAGCTTGCACTCAATGAAGACCTTCGCTACTACTCATACAAGCGCCAAAAAGGTCAGCTACTCACAGAAAAGGCCCGTGAAAAACGTTTGATAAACGCGAAGAAACTTCTAAACAAAGTGAAACATCCTGTTGAACCACAAACAATCTGGTTTTTTACCGATGAGAAAAACTTTTGTCAGGATCAAAAACACAACACGCAGAATAACAGCTGGCTTGCATGCAGTACAAAGGACATTCCTTGTGTAAAGCAGACTAAATTTCCCCAAACTGTGATGGTTTTCGGATGTGTATCCTCTGAAGGCGATGTGATGGCTCCGCATTTTTTCCAAGAGGGCCTCAGGTTGACTTCAGATGGCTACGTGGAGTTGCTGAACACTGTAGTCAAGCACTGGATAACAAGGGTAGCCAATTGTAGTCCGTATGTATGGCAGCAGGATTCAGCCCCTTGCCATACCTCTGTGAAAAGTCGAAAATGGTTGTCTGAAAATTTCTACGACTTCACCAGTCCAAATGTTTGGCCTCCAAACTCCCCAGACCTTAACCGCATGGATTTTTTTGTATGGGGCGCAGTCGAAAAAGACACCAATCGCACTTCCAGTAATACAAAAGCCCAGTTAGtggataaaattaaaacagtttttgagGCCCTTCCCAGGGAGACTGTAGCATTAGCTTGTTCGAAATTCCGAAGCAGGACTGAAGCAGTGATCGATGCTAATGGTGGTTATTTTGAGTGA